A section of the Carya illinoinensis cultivar Pawnee chromosome 12, C.illinoinensisPawnee_v1, whole genome shotgun sequence genome encodes:
- the LOC122289889 gene encoding protein IMPAIRED IN BABA-INDUCED STERILITY 1-like isoform X3, giving the protein MGCVSSKQAVPVTPDLDHFGAFLDSGVGSDKSGHVGTGSGENGKGNGSNNKKKKSDKSLVVVGLSGVELGESGRPRSNVNYSSLSFRLGNLQEYVDGEHVAAGWPAWLSAVAGEAIQGWIPLRGEAFEKLEKIGQGTYSSVFRARNTETGRIVALKKVQFDNFEPESVRFMAREIMILRRLDHPNIIKLEGLITSRLSCSIYLVFDYMEHDITGLLSCPDIKFSESQVEQLHKIFKLCGSPADEYWKKTKLPHATLFKPQRPYNSCLQETFKNLPKTTISLLETLLSIEPYKRGTASSALASEYFTTKPHACDPSSLPVYPPYKEIDAKSREETKRKRIGGRVRGPEITRKPSRKLHEICKLAPAEEMAKAQDSHKINGSNGHILREVNSTKDRGPQKPSVESLGEGSDVKNASQVENPLPRPLQVSASSNFAWAKRRNNDASIRSHSRTISRGQTFSVVEPTTALHARSNVDYRRHKNGDVITGTRSNCRGYDSHEVLKLLMQNNWCKLEHPDSFDASDEYHSQELSMARYEREEIAAKRSNLGYQNEGDKVEFSGPLLSQSNKVDELLEKHERHIRRTVRNSWFQRGKKHGK; this is encoded by the exons ATGGGTTGCGTCAGCTCCAAGCAGGCGGTGCCCGTGACGCCTGATTTGGACCATTTCGGGGCGTTCCTGGACAGCGGTGTCGGGTCGGATAAATCGGGTCATGTAGGGACCGGCTCGGGAGAGAATGGGAAGGGGAATGGTAGtaataataagaagaaaaagagtgaCAAGTCGTTGGTGGTGGTGGGGTTGAGTGGTGTCGAGTTGGGTGAGTCCGGGAGACCGCGTTCGAACGTGAACTATTCGTCATTGAGCTTCAGATTAGGGAATTTGCAAGAGTACGTGGACGGGGAGCACGTGGCGGCTGGCTGGCCTGCTTGGCTCAGTGCCGTCGCCGGCGAAGCCATTCAGGGCTGGATTCCTCTCCGAGGCGAAGCctttgaaaaattagaaaag ATTGGACAGGGAACATATAGCAGTGTTTTCCGAGCACGCAACACAGAAACTGGCAGGATAGTTGCCCTGAAGAAGGTGCAGTTTGATAATTTTGAGCCTGAGAGTGTTAGGTTTATGGCACGAGAAATTATGATTCTACGCAGGCTTGACCATCCAAATATCATAAAACTGGAAGGTTTAATTACGTCCCGTTTATCATGTAGTATATACCTTGTATTCGACTACATGGAACATGATATTACTGGACTGTTATCTTGCCCAGACATCAAGTTCAGTGAGTCACAG GTTGAGCAATTGCACAAAATTTTCAAGCTTTGTGGATCCCCAGCTGATGAATACTGGAAAAAAACCAAACTTCCTCATGCAACCCTATTCAAACCACAGCGTCCGTATAATAGTTGTCTTCAGGAGACCTTTAAAAATTTACCAAAAACCACCATAAGCCTGCTAGAAACTCTTCTTTCCATAGAACCCTACAAGCGAGGGACAGCCTCCTCTGCTCTTGCATCTGAG TACTTCACAACAAAGCCTCATGCATGTGATCCATCAAGCTTGCCAGTATACCCTCCTTACAAAGAGATTGACGCAAAAAGTCGTGAGGAGACAAAGAG GAAAAGGATTGGTGGGAGAGTTCGTGGACCTGAAATTACAAGAAAGCCTTCAAGAAAACTCCACGAAATCTGTAAATTGGCACCAGcagag GAAATGGCAAAAGCTCAAGATTCTCATAAGATCAATGGTAGCAATGGACATATTCTTAGAGAAGTAAATTCCACTAAAGATAGGGGGCCACAAAAGCCATCAGTTGAGAGTCTTGGAGAGGGTTCTGATGTAAAGAATGCATCTCAAGTTGAAAATCCTTTACCTAGACCCTTACAAGTTTCTGCATCAAGTAACTTTGCATGGGCAAAAAGGAGAAACAATGATGCATCCATAAGATCACACAGTAGGACTATTTCAAGGGGACAAACTTTTAGTGTTGTGGAACCTACCACTGCATTGCATGCAAGGAGCAATGTTGACTACAGAAGGCACAAAAATGGGGATGTTATAACTGGGACCCGCTCAAATTGTAGAGGCTATGATTCACATGAGGTTTTGAAGCTTCTCATGCAGAATAATTGGTGCAAGCTTGAGCATCCAGATTCATTTGATGCTTCTGATGAGTACCACTCTCAGGAACTGTCAATGGCTCGGTATGAAAGAGAGGAAATTGCAGCCAAAAGAAGCAATCTG GGTTACCAGAATGAAGGGGACAAGGTTGAATTTTCAGGACCCTTATTATCTCAATCAAACAAAGTTGATGAACTTTTGGAGAAGCATGAACGCCACATCCGCCGGACCGTGCGAAATTCATGGTTCCAAAGAG GTAAAAAGCATGGGAAGTAA
- the LOC122289889 gene encoding protein IMPAIRED IN BABA-INDUCED STERILITY 1-like isoform X1 yields MGCVSSKQAVPVTPDLDHFGAFLDSGVGSDKSGHVGTGSGENGKGNGSNNKKKKSDKSLVVVGLSGVELGESGRPRSNVNYSSLSFRLGNLQEYVDGEHVAAGWPAWLSAVAGEAIQGWIPLRGEAFEKLEKIGQGTYSSVFRARNTETGRIVALKKVQFDNFEPESVRFMAREIMILRRLDHPNIIKLEGLITSRLSCSIYLVFDYMEHDITGLLSCPDIKFSESQIKCYMKQLLSGLDHCHSRGVMHRDIKGSNILVNNRGILKVADFGLANFHSSGHGQPLTSRVVTLWYRPPELLLGSTEYGASVDLWSVGCVFAELILGKAILQGRTEVEQLHKIFKLCGSPADEYWKKTKLPHATLFKPQRPYNSCLQETFKNLPKTTISLLETLLSIEPYKRGTASSALASEYFTTKPHACDPSSLPVYPPYKEIDAKSREETKRKRIGGRVRGPEITRKPSRKLHEICKLAPAEEMAKAQDSHKINGSNGHILREVNSTKDRGPQKPSVESLGEGSDVKNASQVENPLPRPLQVSASSNFAWAKRRNNDASIRSHSRTISRGQTFSVVEPTTALHARSNVDYRRHKNGDVITGTRSNCRGYDSHEVLKLLMQNNWCKLEHPDSFDASDEYHSQELSMARYEREEIAAKRSNLGYQNEGDKVEFSGPLLSQSNKVDELLEKHERHIRRTVRNSWFQRGKKHGK; encoded by the exons ATGGGTTGCGTCAGCTCCAAGCAGGCGGTGCCCGTGACGCCTGATTTGGACCATTTCGGGGCGTTCCTGGACAGCGGTGTCGGGTCGGATAAATCGGGTCATGTAGGGACCGGCTCGGGAGAGAATGGGAAGGGGAATGGTAGtaataataagaagaaaaagagtgaCAAGTCGTTGGTGGTGGTGGGGTTGAGTGGTGTCGAGTTGGGTGAGTCCGGGAGACCGCGTTCGAACGTGAACTATTCGTCATTGAGCTTCAGATTAGGGAATTTGCAAGAGTACGTGGACGGGGAGCACGTGGCGGCTGGCTGGCCTGCTTGGCTCAGTGCCGTCGCCGGCGAAGCCATTCAGGGCTGGATTCCTCTCCGAGGCGAAGCctttgaaaaattagaaaag ATTGGACAGGGAACATATAGCAGTGTTTTCCGAGCACGCAACACAGAAACTGGCAGGATAGTTGCCCTGAAGAAGGTGCAGTTTGATAATTTTGAGCCTGAGAGTGTTAGGTTTATGGCACGAGAAATTATGATTCTACGCAGGCTTGACCATCCAAATATCATAAAACTGGAAGGTTTAATTACGTCCCGTTTATCATGTAGTATATACCTTGTATTCGACTACATGGAACATGATATTACTGGACTGTTATCTTGCCCAGACATCAAGTTCAGTGAGTCACAG ATTAAATGCTACATGAAGCAGTTGTTATCTGGACTTGACCACTGCCACTCAAGGGGAGTAATGCATCGAGATATTAAAGGATCAAATATTTTGGTTAATAATAGGGGAATTTTAAAGGTGGCTGATTTTGGATTGGCAAATTTTCATAGTTCTGGGCATGGTCAACCCCTAACCAGTCGTGTTGTCACCTTATGGTACCGTCCTCCTGAACTTCTGCTGGGTTCGACTGAATATGGAGCATCTGTAGATCTCTGGAGTGTTGGCTGTGTATTTGCTGAACTAATACTAGGAAAAGCTATCCTTCAAGGAAGAACAGAG GTTGAGCAATTGCACAAAATTTTCAAGCTTTGTGGATCCCCAGCTGATGAATACTGGAAAAAAACCAAACTTCCTCATGCAACCCTATTCAAACCACAGCGTCCGTATAATAGTTGTCTTCAGGAGACCTTTAAAAATTTACCAAAAACCACCATAAGCCTGCTAGAAACTCTTCTTTCCATAGAACCCTACAAGCGAGGGACAGCCTCCTCTGCTCTTGCATCTGAG TACTTCACAACAAAGCCTCATGCATGTGATCCATCAAGCTTGCCAGTATACCCTCCTTACAAAGAGATTGACGCAAAAAGTCGTGAGGAGACAAAGAG GAAAAGGATTGGTGGGAGAGTTCGTGGACCTGAAATTACAAGAAAGCCTTCAAGAAAACTCCACGAAATCTGTAAATTGGCACCAGcagag GAAATGGCAAAAGCTCAAGATTCTCATAAGATCAATGGTAGCAATGGACATATTCTTAGAGAAGTAAATTCCACTAAAGATAGGGGGCCACAAAAGCCATCAGTTGAGAGTCTTGGAGAGGGTTCTGATGTAAAGAATGCATCTCAAGTTGAAAATCCTTTACCTAGACCCTTACAAGTTTCTGCATCAAGTAACTTTGCATGGGCAAAAAGGAGAAACAATGATGCATCCATAAGATCACACAGTAGGACTATTTCAAGGGGACAAACTTTTAGTGTTGTGGAACCTACCACTGCATTGCATGCAAGGAGCAATGTTGACTACAGAAGGCACAAAAATGGGGATGTTATAACTGGGACCCGCTCAAATTGTAGAGGCTATGATTCACATGAGGTTTTGAAGCTTCTCATGCAGAATAATTGGTGCAAGCTTGAGCATCCAGATTCATTTGATGCTTCTGATGAGTACCACTCTCAGGAACTGTCAATGGCTCGGTATGAAAGAGAGGAAATTGCAGCCAAAAGAAGCAATCTG GGTTACCAGAATGAAGGGGACAAGGTTGAATTTTCAGGACCCTTATTATCTCAATCAAACAAAGTTGATGAACTTTTGGAGAAGCATGAACGCCACATCCGCCGGACCGTGCGAAATTCATGGTTCCAAAGAG GTAAAAAGCATGGGAAGTAA
- the LOC122289889 gene encoding protein IMPAIRED IN BABA-INDUCED STERILITY 1-like isoform X2 yields the protein MGCVSSKQAVPVTPDLDHFGAFLDSGVGSDKSGHVGTGSGENGKGNGSNNKKKKSDKSLVVVGLSGVELGESGRPRSNVNYSSLSFRLGNLQEYVDGEHVAAGWPAWLSAVAGEAIQGWIPLRGEAFEKLEKIKCYMKQLLSGLDHCHSRGVMHRDIKGSNILVNNRGILKVADFGLANFHSSGHGQPLTSRVVTLWYRPPELLLGSTEYGASVDLWSVGCVFAELILGKAILQGRTEVEQLHKIFKLCGSPADEYWKKTKLPHATLFKPQRPYNSCLQETFKNLPKTTISLLETLLSIEPYKRGTASSALASEYFTTKPHACDPSSLPVYPPYKEIDAKSREETKRKRIGGRVRGPEITRKPSRKLHEICKLAPAEEMAKAQDSHKINGSNGHILREVNSTKDRGPQKPSVESLGEGSDVKNASQVENPLPRPLQVSASSNFAWAKRRNNDASIRSHSRTISRGQTFSVVEPTTALHARSNVDYRRHKNGDVITGTRSNCRGYDSHEVLKLLMQNNWCKLEHPDSFDASDEYHSQELSMARYEREEIAAKRSNLGYQNEGDKVEFSGPLLSQSNKVDELLEKHERHIRRTVRNSWFQRGKKHGK from the exons ATGGGTTGCGTCAGCTCCAAGCAGGCGGTGCCCGTGACGCCTGATTTGGACCATTTCGGGGCGTTCCTGGACAGCGGTGTCGGGTCGGATAAATCGGGTCATGTAGGGACCGGCTCGGGAGAGAATGGGAAGGGGAATGGTAGtaataataagaagaaaaagagtgaCAAGTCGTTGGTGGTGGTGGGGTTGAGTGGTGTCGAGTTGGGTGAGTCCGGGAGACCGCGTTCGAACGTGAACTATTCGTCATTGAGCTTCAGATTAGGGAATTTGCAAGAGTACGTGGACGGGGAGCACGTGGCGGCTGGCTGGCCTGCTTGGCTCAGTGCCGTCGCCGGCGAAGCCATTCAGGGCTGGATTCCTCTCCGAGGCGAAGCctttgaaaaattagaaaag ATTAAATGCTACATGAAGCAGTTGTTATCTGGACTTGACCACTGCCACTCAAGGGGAGTAATGCATCGAGATATTAAAGGATCAAATATTTTGGTTAATAATAGGGGAATTTTAAAGGTGGCTGATTTTGGATTGGCAAATTTTCATAGTTCTGGGCATGGTCAACCCCTAACCAGTCGTGTTGTCACCTTATGGTACCGTCCTCCTGAACTTCTGCTGGGTTCGACTGAATATGGAGCATCTGTAGATCTCTGGAGTGTTGGCTGTGTATTTGCTGAACTAATACTAGGAAAAGCTATCCTTCAAGGAAGAACAGAG GTTGAGCAATTGCACAAAATTTTCAAGCTTTGTGGATCCCCAGCTGATGAATACTGGAAAAAAACCAAACTTCCTCATGCAACCCTATTCAAACCACAGCGTCCGTATAATAGTTGTCTTCAGGAGACCTTTAAAAATTTACCAAAAACCACCATAAGCCTGCTAGAAACTCTTCTTTCCATAGAACCCTACAAGCGAGGGACAGCCTCCTCTGCTCTTGCATCTGAG TACTTCACAACAAAGCCTCATGCATGTGATCCATCAAGCTTGCCAGTATACCCTCCTTACAAAGAGATTGACGCAAAAAGTCGTGAGGAGACAAAGAG GAAAAGGATTGGTGGGAGAGTTCGTGGACCTGAAATTACAAGAAAGCCTTCAAGAAAACTCCACGAAATCTGTAAATTGGCACCAGcagag GAAATGGCAAAAGCTCAAGATTCTCATAAGATCAATGGTAGCAATGGACATATTCTTAGAGAAGTAAATTCCACTAAAGATAGGGGGCCACAAAAGCCATCAGTTGAGAGTCTTGGAGAGGGTTCTGATGTAAAGAATGCATCTCAAGTTGAAAATCCTTTACCTAGACCCTTACAAGTTTCTGCATCAAGTAACTTTGCATGGGCAAAAAGGAGAAACAATGATGCATCCATAAGATCACACAGTAGGACTATTTCAAGGGGACAAACTTTTAGTGTTGTGGAACCTACCACTGCATTGCATGCAAGGAGCAATGTTGACTACAGAAGGCACAAAAATGGGGATGTTATAACTGGGACCCGCTCAAATTGTAGAGGCTATGATTCACATGAGGTTTTGAAGCTTCTCATGCAGAATAATTGGTGCAAGCTTGAGCATCCAGATTCATTTGATGCTTCTGATGAGTACCACTCTCAGGAACTGTCAATGGCTCGGTATGAAAGAGAGGAAATTGCAGCCAAAAGAAGCAATCTG GGTTACCAGAATGAAGGGGACAAGGTTGAATTTTCAGGACCCTTATTATCTCAATCAAACAAAGTTGATGAACTTTTGGAGAAGCATGAACGCCACATCCGCCGGACCGTGCGAAATTCATGGTTCCAAAGAG GTAAAAAGCATGGGAAGTAA